Proteins co-encoded in one Leptodactylus fuscus isolate aLepFus1 chromosome 4, aLepFus1.hap2, whole genome shotgun sequence genomic window:
- the RAD21 gene encoding double-strand-break repair protein rad21 homolog, producing the protein MFYAHFVLSKRGPLAKIWLAAHWDKKLTKAHVFECNLESSVESIISPKVKMALRTSGHLLLGVVRIYHRKAKYLLADCNEAFIKIKMAFRPGVVDLPEENREAAYNAITLPEEFHDFDQPLPDLDDIDVAQQFSLNQSRVEEITMREEVGNINILQDNDFGDFGMDDREMMREGSAFEDDMLVSTSASNLLLEPEQNASQLNEKSNHLEYDEQYKDDNFGEGNDGGILDDKLLSNDGGGIFDDPPAIPEEGVAMPEQPAHDDDMDDDDAVSMGGPDSPDSVDPVEPLPTMTDQTTLVPNEEEAFALEPIDITVKETKAKRKRKLIVDSVKELDSKTIRAQLSDYSDIVTTLDLAPPTKKLMMWKETGGVEKLFSLPAQPLWNARLLKLFTRCLTPLVPDELRKRRKGGEADNLDEFLKEFENPDVPREEMRQQDIIDQPILEEASRLQESMMEGSRTQLDETVMPPPPQPQQQGIKRDSQQMEPEPLLPQEPEPQIEMPPVELPPEEPQNLNDLIPELNLVPEKEKEKEDEEEEEEEDATGTEQDQEERRWNKRTQQMLHGLQRVLARTGAESISLLDLCRNTNRKQAAAKFYSFLVLKKQQAIELTQVEPYSDIIATPGPRFHVV; encoded by the exons ATGTTCTACGCCCACTTTGTTCTGAGCAAGAGGGGGCCGCTGGCCAAAATCTGGCTGGCGGCCCACTGGGACAAGAAGCTGACTAAGGCCCATGTGTTTGAGTGTAACCTGGAGAGCAGCGTGGAGAGCATCATATCCCCCAAG GTGAAGATGGCTCTACGGACTTCTGGTCATCTGCTCCTGGGCGTCGTAAGAATCTATCACAGGAAGGCCAAGTACCTCCTCGCCGACTGTAATGAAGCTTTTATCAAAATAAAGATGGCTTTTCGACCCG GTGTGGTGGATTTACCGGAGGAAAATCGTGAAGCTGCGTACAATGCCATCACGCTGCCTGAGGAGTTCCATGATTTTGACCAGCCTTTGCCAGATCTTGA TGACATCGATGTGGCCCAGCAGTTCAGCCTAAACCAGAGTCGTGTAGAAGAAATCACCATGAGAGAAGAGGTCGGCAATATCAACATTCTGCAAGACAATGATTTTG GTGACTTTGGCATGGATGACCGTGAGATGATGCGGGAAGGCAGTGCATTTGAGGATGACATGTTGGTCAGCACCAGCGCCTCTAACCTCTTACTGGAGCCGGAGCAGAACGCCAGTCAGCTGAATGAGAAGAGCAACCACCTGGAGTATGACGAGCAGTATAAAGATGACAATTTTGGAGAGGGCAATGATGGCGGCATACTGG ATGACAAACTTCTCAGCAACGATGGCGGCGGCATCTTTGACGACCCCCCAGCTATTCCTGAGGAAGGTGTCGCCATGCCAGAGCAGCCTGCCCACGATGATGACATGGATGACGATGATGCCGTCTCCA TGGGTGGACCCGACAGCCCCGATTCTGTAGATCCTGTGGAGCCCCTGCCAACCATGACTGATCAGACGACTTTGGTTCCCAATGAAGAGGAAGCTTTTGCACTGGAGCCTATTGACATCACAG ttaaGGAAACTAAAGCCAAGCGAAAAAGGAAGCTGATCGTGGACAGTGTTAAGGAGTTGGACAGCAAGACCATCCGCGCCCAGCTGAGCGACTACTCCGACATTGTCACCACTCTGGACCTGGCGCCTCCCACAAAGAAGCTGATGATGTGGAAGGAGACGGGCGGCGTGGAGAAGCTCTTCTCTCTGCCCGCTCAGCCGCTGTGGAACGCAAGACTCCTGAAG CTGTTCACACGTTGCCTCACACCTTTGGTACCCGATGAACTCAGAAAGAGGAGGAAAGGTGGCGAAGCCGATAACTTGGACGAGTTCCTTAAGGAGTTTGAAAATCCTGATGTTCCAAGAGAGGAGATGAGGCAGCAGGATATTATCG ATCAGCCCATCTTGGAGGAAGCGAGCAGACTGCAGGAGTCCATGATGGAGGGCAGCAGGACTCAGCTGGATGAGACTGTGATGCCACCACCGCCTCAGCCACAGCAGCAAGGCATCAAACGGGACTCTCAGCAGATGGAACCAGAGCCATTACTTCCT CAAGAGCCTGAGCCTCAGATAGAGATGCCGCCAGTGGAGCTTCCTCCAGAGGAGCCGCAGAATCTCAACGACTTAATTCCCGAACTCAACCTTGTCCCTGAGAAGGAAAAGGAGAAGGAagatgaagaggaggaagag GAGGAAGACGCCACCGGGACCGAACAGGACCAGGAGGAAAGGCGCTGGAACAAGAGGACTCAGCAGATGCTGCACGGCCTTCAG AGAGTCCTCGCCAGAACAGGCGCAGAGTCCATCAGTTTGCTCGACCTGTGTCGAAACACCAACCGGAAGCAGGCCGCCGCCAAGTTCTACAGCTTCCTCGTCCTTAAAAAGCAACAGGCGATTGAACTTACCCAGGTGGAGCCCTACAGCGACATCATTGCCACGCCAGGACCAAGATTTCACGTGGTGTAA